A portion of the Salvelinus fontinalis isolate EN_2023a chromosome 32, ASM2944872v1, whole genome shotgun sequence genome contains these proteins:
- the LOC129830853 gene encoding cytochrome b-c1 complex subunit 7-like, producing MASRAPATTGRLLVSFRKWYYNAAGFNKIGLMRDDTIHEDSDVKEALRRLPEKVYNDRMFRLKRALDLSMKQAVLPKEQRTQYEEDVHYLEPYLKEVIRERKEVEEWSKK from the exons ATGGCGTCGAGGGCACCAG CAACTACAGGCAGACTCCTGGTCAGCTTTCGTAAATGGTACTACAATGCTGCTGGATTCAACAAAATTG gtctgATGCGTGATGACACAATCCATGAGGATAGCGACGTGAAAGAGGCCCTGCGGCGTCTCCCAGAGAAAGTGTACAACGACAGGATGTTCAGGCTCAAGAGAGCCCTGGACCTCTCCATGAAGCAGGCGGTTCTCCCCAAGGAACAGCGGACTCAATATGAGGAG GACGTACATTACCTGGAGCCTTACCTGAAAGAGGTCATCCGTGAGAGGAAAGAGGTTGAGGAGTGGTCGAAGAAATGA
- the LOC129830849 gene encoding protein naked cuticle homolog 2-like, giving the protein MGKLQSKHACKRRENPEGGSFAANVLTCQRELECTDLHTHKIRFKQELCRRQVKDEQSLNDKSPLQVVLPSEKGGEKERESYIHVPFRQPKKRNSHVDDTECNVVLEDDTRQEWIFTLYHFDNSGKVTKEDMSSLLQFIYEVVEVSAKQPSCNSTALKVKLVVAPSSSSGRGSRTGDRMEEVQQEEAGSPERTFHCADENTERRNHYLDLAGIENYSSMFDDADAPSQVPRPEARSDQQRRSVVVGEKCGPTESRGRGLSFLRSLRGQAKAVGGDRGGGDRGGGDKSSKLHGQHPSIWCHPSQPHSQPQLPLQHSQSKRLRSRARGAGSPSRTLLNVQQPGSQAQSGGESVVLSSLPASSGGLIPLVQRHEHHHHHEHHHHHHHYHPQHDCSLHSTQGYKD; this is encoded by the exons atgggCAAACTCCAATCAAAACATG CCTGTAAACGCAGAGAAAATCCTGAAG GTGGTAGTTTTGCTGCCAATGTGCTCACCTGTCAGAGAGAGCTGGAATGTACGGATCTCCACACCCACAAAATCCGATTCAAGCAG gAGTTGTGCAGAAGGCAAGTGAAGGATGAGCAGTCCCTGAACGATAAGAGCCCCCTACAGG TGGTACTGCCAtcagagaagggaggggagaaggagagagagagctacatcCACGTTCCATTCAGACAGCCCAAGAAGAGGAACAGCCATGTTGAT GATACAGAGTGCAATGTGGTGTTGGAGGATGACACTCGACAGGAGTGGATCTTCACACTGTATCACTTTGACAACAGTGGTAAAGTCACCAAGGAG gatATGTCCAGTCTCTTGCAGTTCATCTATGAGGTGGTTGAAGTGTCggccaagcagccttcatgtaaCAGCACAGCCCTGAAGGTCAAACTGGTGGTGGCCCCCTCCAGCAGCTCTGGCCGGGGCTCCAGAACAGGGGACAGAATGGAGGAAGTCCAGCAGGAGGAGGCAGGGAGCCCAGAGAGGACTTTTCACTGTGCGGATGAAAACACAGAACGCAGGAACCACTACTTAGACCTAGCTGGGATAGAGAACTATTCCTCCATGTTTGACGATGCAG ACGCCCCCTCTCAGGTTCCCAGACCGGAGGCCCGCTCAGACCAGCAGCGCCGCTCAGTGGTGGTGGGGGAGAAATGCGGCCCTACAGAGTCCAGAGGCAGGGGCCTTTCCTTCCTCAGGTCTCTCAGGGGCCAAGCCAAGGCAgtggggggagacagaggagggggagacagaggaggtggGGATAAATCAAGCAAGCTCCATGGCCAACACCCCTCCATATGGTGCCACCCCTCTCAGCCACACTCTCAGCCCCAACTCCCCTTACAGCACAGCCAGAGCAAGAGGCTTCGCTCCAGGGCCAGAGGGGCTGGGTCCCCCTCCAGAACCCTACTCAACGTGCAGCAGCCTGGTTCTCAAGCTCAGTCAGGGGGAGAAAGTGTGGTGCTGTccagcctgcctgcctcctctGGGGGCTTGATCCCCCTGGTTCAGAGGCatgaacaccaccaccaccacgagcaccaccaccatcaccaccactaccacccccaGCATGACTGCAGTCTGCACTCCACTCAGGGATACAAAGACTGA
- the mterf3 gene encoding transcription termination factor 3, mitochondrial isoform X1 → MKEGVFLSVPHRLFELPYCLAVFLFWYSQNRDTSVILRSECTHFYMALTCIQHCQKCTSLLRSRSVGIITLQYSTDAQHWPAALWNSFIVPVLPSVLQRSPNPSQTRERWNLGVRSYCESHDKVQPSQMKHRNTHELPGTDMVSYQNPLSHQLIDGGMLLKEWQTALDLDDAQGHSALEEISHEEAVRMDIPAALPPVSISLKDYVNESETLGKLVQLGVQLWKLEQRPNVSSMLLRLDFQTDVTPRLVFLKQLGVEDSRLGYLISHNPFILTESLENLQARVAYLRSKKFSAESVASMVSRAPYLLNFSVKRMDNRLGFYQQHLGLSAQKTRDVVARLPRLLCGSLEPVKENLKICKLEMGFRENELQHIVTVIPKVLTANKRKLTQIFDYIHNTMNIPHGLIVKFPQVLNAKYLRIKERHLFLQYLDRAQYDPAKPNYICLDKLVSLPDEAYCTEVASATLKDFELFQKTM, encoded by the exons ATGAAAGAGGGAGTTTTTCTATCGGTCCCTCATAGGTTGTTTGAGCTGCCTTATTGCCTTGCTGTATTCCTATTTTGGTACAGCCAAAATAGGGACACTTCCGTAATCCTTCGGTCGGAGTGCACAC ATTTCTACATGGCTTTAACCTGTATCCAGCATTGTCAGAAATGCACCAGTTTACTGAGGTCAAGGAGTGTTGGTATCATCACCCTTCAGTATTCCACAGATGCCCAGCATTGGCCTGCAGCCCTCTGGAATTCTTTCATTGTTCCAGTCTTGCCCTCTGTGCTCCAGAGAAGTCCGAATCCATCTCAGACGCGAGAGAGATGGAATCTAGGAGTGCGGAGTTACTGTGAATCTCATGATAAGGTCCAACCATCTCAAATGAAACACAGGAATACTCATGAGTTACCTGGGACTGATATGGTGTCATATCAGAATCCTCTCTCCCATCAACTCATAGATGGAGGGATGCTTCTGAAGGAGTGGCAGACAGCTTTAG ATTTGGATGATGCCCAAGGCCACTCTGCATTAGAGGAGATCAGTCATGAGGAGGCAGTTCGTATGGACATCCCAGCtgccctgcctcctgtctccatctcCCTGAAAGACTATGTCAACGAGTCAGAGACGCTTGGAAAGCTTGTACAGCTAG GTGTTCAGCTATGGAAACTGGAGCAGAGGCCTAACGTGAGTTCCATGTTGCTGAGGCTAGACTTCCAGACAGACGTGACCCCACGGCTGGTCTTCCTGAAGCAGCTGGGAGTGGAGGATTCTCGCCTGGGTTATCTGATCAGCCACAACCCCTTCATCCTCACAGAGAGCCTGGAGAACCTGCAGGCCAG GGTGGCATATCTTAGGTCCAAAAAGTTCAGCGCAGAGTCTGTGGCCTCCATGGTGTCCAGAGCTCCGTACCTGCTGAACTTCAGTGTGAAGAGGATGGACAACCGCCTTGGATTCTACCAACAGCACTTAGGTCTTAGTGCTCAGAAG ACACGGGATGTTGTGGCTCGCCTTCCCAGACTTTTGTGTGGGAGCTTGGAGCCAGTTAAGGAGAATCTTAAG ATATGCAAACTGGAGATGGGGTTTCGTGAAAATGAGCTCCAGCACATTGTCACTGTAATCCCCAAAGTTCTTACTGCTAACAAGAGGAAACTGACCCAGATATTTGACTACATCCACAACACCATGAACATACCCCATGGCCTGATTGTAAAGTTCCCACAG GTCCTGAATGCAAAGTACCTTCGTATCAAAGAAAGACACCTGTTCCTGCAATACCTGGATAGGGCTCAGTATGACCCTGCCAAGCCTAACTACATCTGTCTGGACAAGCTAGTCTCCCTGCCAGATGAGGCCTACTGCACTGAAGTGGCATCAGCCACACTAAAGGACTTTGAACTGTTTCAGAAGACAATGTAA
- the mterf3 gene encoding transcription termination factor 3, mitochondrial isoform X2, whose translation MALTCIQHCQKCTSLLRSRSVGIITLQYSTDAQHWPAALWNSFIVPVLPSVLQRSPNPSQTRERWNLGVRSYCESHDKVQPSQMKHRNTHELPGTDMVSYQNPLSHQLIDGGMLLKEWQTALDLDDAQGHSALEEISHEEAVRMDIPAALPPVSISLKDYVNESETLGKLVQLGVQLWKLEQRPNVSSMLLRLDFQTDVTPRLVFLKQLGVEDSRLGYLISHNPFILTESLENLQARVAYLRSKKFSAESVASMVSRAPYLLNFSVKRMDNRLGFYQQHLGLSAQKTRDVVARLPRLLCGSLEPVKENLKICKLEMGFRENELQHIVTVIPKVLTANKRKLTQIFDYIHNTMNIPHGLIVKFPQVLNAKYLRIKERHLFLQYLDRAQYDPAKPNYICLDKLVSLPDEAYCTEVASATLKDFELFQKTM comes from the exons ATGGCTTTAACCTGTATCCAGCATTGTCAGAAATGCACCAGTTTACTGAGGTCAAGGAGTGTTGGTATCATCACCCTTCAGTATTCCACAGATGCCCAGCATTGGCCTGCAGCCCTCTGGAATTCTTTCATTGTTCCAGTCTTGCCCTCTGTGCTCCAGAGAAGTCCGAATCCATCTCAGACGCGAGAGAGATGGAATCTAGGAGTGCGGAGTTACTGTGAATCTCATGATAAGGTCCAACCATCTCAAATGAAACACAGGAATACTCATGAGTTACCTGGGACTGATATGGTGTCATATCAGAATCCTCTCTCCCATCAACTCATAGATGGAGGGATGCTTCTGAAGGAGTGGCAGACAGCTTTAG ATTTGGATGATGCCCAAGGCCACTCTGCATTAGAGGAGATCAGTCATGAGGAGGCAGTTCGTATGGACATCCCAGCtgccctgcctcctgtctccatctcCCTGAAAGACTATGTCAACGAGTCAGAGACGCTTGGAAAGCTTGTACAGCTAG GTGTTCAGCTATGGAAACTGGAGCAGAGGCCTAACGTGAGTTCCATGTTGCTGAGGCTAGACTTCCAGACAGACGTGACCCCACGGCTGGTCTTCCTGAAGCAGCTGGGAGTGGAGGATTCTCGCCTGGGTTATCTGATCAGCCACAACCCCTTCATCCTCACAGAGAGCCTGGAGAACCTGCAGGCCAG GGTGGCATATCTTAGGTCCAAAAAGTTCAGCGCAGAGTCTGTGGCCTCCATGGTGTCCAGAGCTCCGTACCTGCTGAACTTCAGTGTGAAGAGGATGGACAACCGCCTTGGATTCTACCAACAGCACTTAGGTCTTAGTGCTCAGAAG ACACGGGATGTTGTGGCTCGCCTTCCCAGACTTTTGTGTGGGAGCTTGGAGCCAGTTAAGGAGAATCTTAAG ATATGCAAACTGGAGATGGGGTTTCGTGAAAATGAGCTCCAGCACATTGTCACTGTAATCCCCAAAGTTCTTACTGCTAACAAGAGGAAACTGACCCAGATATTTGACTACATCCACAACACCATGAACATACCCCATGGCCTGATTGTAAAGTTCCCACAG GTCCTGAATGCAAAGTACCTTCGTATCAAAGAAAGACACCTGTTCCTGCAATACCTGGATAGGGCTCAGTATGACCCTGCCAAGCCTAACTACATCTGTCTGGACAAGCTAGTCTCCCTGCCAGATGAGGCCTACTGCACTGAAGTGGCATCAGCCACACTAAAGGACTTTGAACTGTTTCAGAAGACAATGTAA
- the LOC129830851 gene encoding phosphatidylserine synthase 1-like, producing the protein MYLQADKPVLSGSADRYLKKKRKSLALAMAPVLGSRTLSKDDVNYMLHFRMINEQQVEDISIDVFYKPHTLTLLTFTVASLIYFVFSREDTDADNNLRVGLLLVVSFFLIISVLAFPNGPFTRPHPAIWRMVFGMSVLYFLFLVILLFLNWAQVKRLMYWVDPNLRYATREADIMEYSVNCHVITWERILSHFDIFVFGNFAGWVMKALLIRSYGVCWTISVTRELTELFFMHLLPIFSECWWDQVILDFLLCNGGGIWLGMTVCNFLEMHTYQWASIKDIHTTTGKLKRVLLQFTPASWTYIRWLDPKSSFQRLAGIYLFMILWQLTELNTFFLKHIFVFQAFHTLSWCRILLLGIITAPTVRQYYAYLTDTQCKRVGTQCWMFGAIAFLEALACIKFGQDVFSKTQGRYVFQWLLCVAFITFLCLYGMVRYEQKYEPELKSVSEREDGNLIDLCGYVPDDITGERDSWNNSASSSKRRRGSGRTKAVNGHND; encoded by the exons ATGTATTTACAGGCAGAcaaacctgtcctgtctggaagtGCTGacagatacttaaaaaaaaaaagaaagtcctTAGCCCTCGCCATGGCACCTGTTTTGGGGTCCCGGACATTAAGCAAGGATGATGTGAATTACATGTTACACTTTCGGATGATTAACGAGCAACAGGTGGAGGACATCAGCATCGACGTTTTCTACAAGCCTCATACTCTCACTCTCTTGACGTTCACTGTGGCTAGTTTGATTTACTTCGTATTTTCCAG GGAGGATACAGATGCTGACAACAACCTTCGAGTGGGTCTCCTGTTGGTTGTCTCTTTCTTCCTCATCATCAGTGTCCTGGCCTTCCCCAATG GTCCATTCACCCGACCACATCCTGCGATTTGGCGCATGGTATTTG GTATGAGTGTTCTGTACTTCCTGTTCCtggtcatcctcctcttcctgaaCTGGGCTCAGGTGAAGAGACTCATGTACTGGGTGGACCCCAACCTACGCTATGCTACCCGTGAGGCTGATATCATG GAATATTCAGTGAACTGCCACGTAATAACCTGGGAGCGGATCCTGAGCCACTTTGACATCTTCGTGTTTGGGAATTTTGCGGGCTGGGTCATGAAGGCCCTGCTCATCCGCAGCTACGGCGTCTGCTGGACCATCAGCGTCACCAGGGAGCTCACTGAG cTGTTCTTCATGCACCTGCTGCCTATCTTTTCTGAGTGCTGGTGGGACCAggtgatcctggacttcctgcttTGTAATGGAGGGGGCATCTGGCTGGGCATGACTGTGTGTAACTTCCTGGAGATGCACACCTACCAATGGGCCAGCATCAA AGACATCCATACGACCACAGGGAAGCTGAAAAGAGTTCTGCTCCAGTTCACCCCAGCCAGCTGGACCTACATACGCTGGTTAGACCCCAAGTCCTCCTTCCAGAGGTTGGCTGGGATCTACCTCTTTATGATCCTCTGGCAG CTGACTGAGTTGAACACTTTCTTCCTGAAGCACATCTTCGTGTTCCAGGCGTTTCACACGCTCAGCTGGTGCCGGATCCTCCTCCTTGGAATCATCACAGCCCCTACTGTACG ACAGTATTATGCGTatctgacagacacacagtgcAAAAGAGTGGGAACACAATGTTGGATGTTTGG GGCCATAGCCTTCCTGGAGGCCCTAGCGTGCATCAAGTTTGGTCAGGATGTGTTCTCCAAAACACAAGGCCGATATGTGTTCCAGTGGCTTCTGTGTGTG gcctTCATCACATTTCTCTGTCTGTATGGGATGGTGCGGTATGAGCAGAAGTATGAGCCTGAGTTAAAG AGCGTCTCTGAGCGTGAGGATGGTAACCTAATAGACTTGTGTGGTTACGTCCCTGATGACATCACAG GTGAGAGAGACTCTTGGAATAACTCAGCCAGCTCATCTAAACGAAGAAGAGGCTCTGGGAGAACCAAAGCTGTCAATGGACACAATGATTAA